The sequence GACGAACGTCGTCGTCGAAAAGGTGGACGTATACGCCGAGGCCCGTTCGCTGGAGAACAGCAAGCTGGAGACGCAGATCGCCCATATGAAGGAAGCCTGCGAATCGGCGGCGGCGGAGTTCGGCGCGAAAGTCGAGTTCAACAGCAACGTCATCTACGCGGCTTATAAATTCACCGAGGAGGACGACCTGGTCGGCTATGCGATGGAGGCGATCCGCCGCATCGGCAAGACGCCGAGCACGTTCCATACGGGCGGCGGCAGCGACGCCAACGTGTTTAACGGCTTCGGCTTTCCGACGGTCAACATCGCCATCGGGTACGAGGACATCCATACGACGCAGGAAAAAATCAAGATTTCCGAGCTGGTGGACACGGCGAAGCTGGCTGTCGAGCTGGTGCAGGTGATCGCCGCTTCCGCCAAGGCCAAAGCTTGAGACGGGGCTGAGGACGGATGCGTCCCCGTCACATCAAATGGTTGATCCTGTTGATTCCGACGCTGACCATCGGGTTGTGGGAGTATATCCGTCATGAATTTCTGCTGCCGTATTTGTCGATGGATGCGGGGAACTGGCTGGCACCCGTCATCGTATTCGGCGTGACGCTGGCGGTGATTGTCCCGTTGTTCTCGCTGCTGGAGGAGACGGAGGAAGAGCTGAACGCGTCCATGCGCAGCGAAGCCGTGCTGCGGGAGCGGGAAAAGTTCGCAAGGGAGCTTCACGACGGGGTGGCGCAGTCGCTGTTCCTGCTGTCGGTGCAGGCGGACCGCCTGCAGCGCGGGGTGGCCGAGGGGGCGGCCGACATCGGCGCGGAGCTCACCGGTCTGCGACGGACGATCCGGGAGACGGACGAATATGTGCGGCAGGCGATCGCGGGGCTGCGCGGCGATCCGGACGCGGCCGGAGAAGAACCTTGGACGGATACGATCCGTTCGATGTTCGGGGAGTTCGAGCGCAATACTCGCTGCATGCTCGATTGGCGCTGGGAGCTGCCGGACCGGCTGCTCGGCCCCCGGGAAAAAATCGAGCTGTTCTCCAGCTTGCGCGAAGGCCTCATGAACGTGCGCAAGCATGCGAAGGACGCGGCCAACGTCCGCGTGCGCGCGGCGGCCGACCGTTCCGGCGGCTGGACGCTGACGGTGGCGGACGACGGAACGGAATTCCCGCAGGAAGACGGCGGAAGCGAGCGCTTCGGCCTCGATATGATCCGGAGGCGGGCCGCCGAATTCGGGTGGCTCGTCTCGTTCGGCCGCGAAGGCTCGTGGACGGTGCTGTCGATAAGCAAGCCGGGAGGAGGCGGCAAAGATGCAGCCGTATCGGGTGTTGATCGCCGATGACCATGCGCATGCCCGCAGGGGCATTCGGGAAATCATTGAAGAAGATCCGCTGTTCGAGGTGGTCGGCGAAGCGAAAAACGGCCTGGAGGCGTATGAGCTGACGGGAGAGGTCATGCCGGACCTGATCCTGATGGATATCCGGATGCCGGAAGCGGACGGGCTGGAGGCGACCAGACGAATCAAATCGAAGTATCCGTACGTCAAGATCGTAATGGTGACGGTATCGGACGATGTCGCCGACTTGTTCGAAGCGATCAAACGGGGCGCGCAAGGCTATCTGCTCAAAAACTTGTCCCCTTCGTCATGGCTGGACTATTTGAAGGCGGTCGCGATGGACGAGGCTCCGATGTCCCGCGAATTCGCTTCGCGCCTGCTTGACGAATTCGCCGCCAAGAGAAGGGCCGAGAGCAAAGCGGACGATCCGCTGACCGCCCGCGAGCGGGAAATTCTCGAATGGGTCGCCCGGGGCAAGTCGAACCGGGAGATCGGCGACGAGCTGCACATCTCGGAGCATACGGTGAAAAACCACCTGAAAAACATTCTGCAGAAGCTGCATCTTCAGAACCGCGTGCAGCTCACCCGCTACGCGTACGAACAGGGCTGGGTGTGAGCGGCGTCCGGCCTATAGCCGGTTCAGCCACTCGCGCAGCGTGGGATGGACCGGGGCGACGGGAACGCCGGCGGACGCTTTGGCGGCATGCGAGGAAGCTTCTTTGACCCAGCCGCGCAACGCGCGGCGAATCTCCCATCCTTTGCCGACCAGGCGAATTTCTTCGTTCGTGCGGTAAACTTTCATGGCCGAAGCTCCTCCTATCAACTCGTCGTTTCCGATTTACCAGATTCCTATGCGAGCCCAAGGAGGAACAGAACCGAATGAGCTCATCCAATCTTTTCGAAGAAAAAACCGTTCGCACCGAACAAATCTTCCAGGGAAGAATCATCTCCCTGCAAGTCGACGAGGTCGAATTGCCGAACGGATCGATCGCGACGCGGGAGATCGTGCGCCATCCCGGCGCGGTGGCCGTGCTGCCTATCAAGGGCGACCGCATGATCGTTGTCGAGCAGTACCGGAAACCGCTCGGCAAAAGTCTGGTCGAGATTCCCGCCGGGAAGCTGGACGGCGGCGAAGATCCGCTGGAAGCGGCCAAGCGGGAGCTGATGGAAGAAACGGGCTATACATGTCCTACGATTCGCCATGTGGCTTCGTTCTATACGTCGCCGGGATTCGCGGACGAACTGATCCATCTCTATGTGGCGGACGAGCTGGTGCCGGGCCAGGCGAACCCGGACGAAGACGAGTTTCTGGAAGTGACTGAAGTAACGCTCGACGAAGCGAAAGCGTTGATCCGGGAAGGACGCATCGAAGACGCGAAGACGATTATGGCCGTATACGCCTGGCAACTGTACCGGTTGACGGGATCGTACGCATGATGCGCGAGCTGACGGCGGATCTGCACATTCATATCGGGCGCACGGAGAAAGGCGCTCCCGTCAAAATCAGCGGCAGCCGAGATCTGACGTTCCGCAACATCGCCCGCGAGGCGTCCGCCCGGAAGGGCATCGACATGATCGGCATCATCGACTGCCAATCCCCGGACGTGCTGGAGGAGATCGCCGACCGGCTCGAAGCGGGAGAGATGCGGGAGCTGCCGGACGGCGGCATCGCCTACCGGGATACGGTTATTGTGTTGGGCAGCGAGATCGAGGTATGCGACCCGGGTTTCGGAGCGGCGCATGTGCTGGCGTACATGCCGTCGCTGGAGGAGATGGCTTCGTTCTCGGGCTGGCTGGCGTCCCGCATGAAGAACGTCAGGCTGAGCTCCCAGCGGGTTCGGGTGACGGCCCGGGAACTTCAGGAGCGGGTCATTGCGGGGGGCGGGCTGTTCGTGCCCGCCCATATTTTTACCCCGCACAAAGGCATCTACGGCCATGCGGCCGAGCGAATGTCGATGCTGCTCGATCTGGACGGCGTCTCGGCCGTCGAGCTCGGCTTGAGCGGCGATACCGAGCTCGCGGGATATTTGTCCGAGCTGGACGCCTTCCCGTTCCTGACGAACTCAGACGCCCATTCGCTGCCCAACATCGCCCGCGAATACAACGTGCTGAGGCTGAAGGAGGCCAGCTTCCGCGAGCTCGGCCTCGCGCTGAAGGAAGCCGAAGGGCGCGGAATCGCCTGCAACTACGGCCTTCATCCCGCCCTCGGCAAGTACCACCGTTCCTACTGCGCGGCCTGCGACAAGGTGTGGGAAGCGGCGGACGCCGTTCACGACCGTTGTCCGGGCTGCGGCGGCCGGATCGTTCGGGGCGTGCTCGACCGCGTGCTGTCGATCGCGGACCGGGATCGCCCGCCGGCTGCCTCCATGAGGCCTCCCTACATTCGGCAGGTTCCGCTGCGCTTTATTCCCGGCGTCGGGCCGAAGCTGCTGGAGAAGCTGCTGGCCGTATTCGGCACCGAGATGGCCGTGCTGCATCGCGCCTCGCCGGACGAGCTCGCTTCGGCGGTCGGAGACGCTCTGGCCGAGCGGATCGTGCTCGCCCGAGAGGGACGGCTGTCCATCTCGCCCGGAGGCGGAGGCACGTTCGGCAAGCTGTTGTAGAGAAGCCCGGCGCAATTGCCGCAGGTCCCATTCAGTCATACCGCTATCCTTGCGCTCATAAGCTGAACTAACGGGACAGGGGAGGCGGAGCGATTGAAAGACCTGGCGTTCGGCATTCGGCAGCAACTGCAGACGCAGTTGCCGTTGTTTATTTTCGTATTCGTCCTGTTCGCGATGGGCGTTCTGTTCGGCGCGTTTCTGGTTCAGGCGCTGACGCTGGAGCAGAAGGAGGAAATGTCGCGGCACCTCGGTTCGTTCTTCCAATCGGTCATGCTGGACGAGCCGGGAAGCGGGCAAGGCTCCGCTTTTCTCGCGGCCTTTTCGCTGCACGTCAAGTGGCTGGTGCTCATCTGGCTGCTTGGTTTGTCGGTGATCGGACTGCCGTTTGTGCTGCTGCTCGATTTTCTGAAGGGCGTGCTGGTCGGATTTACTGTCGGCTATCTGACCGGACAGCTATCCTGGAAAGGTTTGCTGGTGGCGATGATTGCCGTCTTGCCGCAAAATTTGCTCGTCGTGCCCGCGTTGATGGCGCTGAGCGCGGCTTCCGTCGTGTTTTCGTTTCAACTGGTGAAATACCGTCTCCTGCAGCATCCCGGGATCGGATTGAAGCCGGCCTTCGGCCGATATGCCCGCACGGCGGCGCTGGCCGCGGCTGCGGTGGCGTTCGCCGCGTTGTTCGAGGCGTACGCTTCGCCCTATTTGCTGCAGTGGATATCCCCGATGGCGGCGGCCGGCTTGAAGGGCTGACGCCGGTTCTTCCGGTTCGGACAAGCGTTGACTTTGTTCGGAATGACCGCCTATAATAATAGAAAGATCAACTTGTATAGGCGTTGGCCCGTGTTGGCGGCCGGCATGAATGGCAGCCCGGCGAACGGGATGGGAGGCCGGATGGAAGATCGAATCGAGAAAATCAAGCAGCAGTTGCAATCGCAGGGCTACAAGCTGACCTTGCAGAGGGAAGCGACGGTACGCGTACTGCTCGAGAATGAGGAGGACCATCTCAGTGCGGAGGACGTCTTCATGCTCGTCAAGGACAAAGCACCTGAGATCGGTCTGGCGACGGTGTACCGGACGCTGGAGCTGCTGACGGAACTGCATGTCGTGGAGAAAATGAACTTTGGAGACGGCGTCGCGCGGTACGATTTGCGCAACGACAGCGCGCATCACCATCATCACCATCTGATCTGCGTGCAATGCGGAGCGTTGGACGAGATCATGGAGGATTGGCTGGAGCCGCTTGAGATACGTGTGACGGAGGAGTTCGGGTTTACGGTGCTGGATCACCGTCTGGACTTCCAGGGCATCTGCAGACGCTGCAACGAAAAAAACAAAGCACAGCAACCCCCGCAAGAGGAGTCCAAGTGACGCGGGCGAGAGAAGGCTGTTCCGGCATCGACTGACGCCGGAACAGCCTTTTTTCGCATCGGCGGGCCGAATCCTCTATTTTCCGCGCCGGGTTTCGGTTACAGCCGTAACGACTGGAATATGACTATAGGAGAAAGGCGCATTCAGGAAAAGGAGTGGTCGCGTCATGAATCGAAGCTGCGTCGTCGGCGTGCCGAAAGAAATCAAAAACCATGAATACCGCGTGGCCCTTACGCCTGCCGGCGCGCATGTGCTGAGCGAAGCGGGACACCGCGTGCTTGTCGAGACCAAAGCCGGGGAGGGCAGCGGATTTTCCGACGAGGATTACGCCAGGGAGGGCGCGCAAATCGTGCCTTCCGCCGCGGAAGTGTGGGCGAACGCGGAACTTATCATGAAGGTGAAGGAGCCTTTGCCGGAAGAAATTCCGTATTTCCGCAGCGGTCAGTTGCTTTTTACGTATCTCCATCTGGCGGCCGTGCCCGAGCTGGCCAAAGCGATGGTCGACAAGGGCGTCACCGGGATCGCGTACGAGACGATCCAACTGCCGGGCGGCGGATTGCCGCTGCTCACCCCGATGAGCGAAGTGGCGGGCAGAATGTCCGTTCAGGTGGGGGCGCGGTTTCTGGAGAAATTTTACGGCGGCCGCGGCGTCCTGCTGGGCGGCGTACCCGGCGTTCCGCCCGGCAACGTCATCATCCTCGGCGGCGGCATCGTCGGCACGAACGCCGCCAAGATGGCGGTCGGACTCGGAGCCAGCGTCACGATCCTGGAACGCAGCGCGGAGCGGATGCGTTACCTGGACGATATCTTCGGCGGCCGCGTCCACACGCTGATGTCCAACCCTTATAACGTCGCGGGCGCCGTGCAAAAGGCCGATCTGCTGATCGGCGCCGTGCTGATTCCCGGCGCGCGGGCTCCCCGGCTGGTGACCGAGGAGATGGTCCGCACCATGAAAAAAGGAGCGGTTATCGTCGATGTGGCCGTCGATCAGGGCGGATCGATCGAGACGATCGACCGGGTCACGACGCACAGCGATCCGATCTATCTCAAGCACGGCGTCGTTCATTACGCGGTGGCCAATATGCCGGGAGCGGTGCCGCGCACGTCCACGCTCGCTCTGACCAACGCCACGCTGCCGTATGCGCTGGAGCTGGCGAACAAGGGCTTCGATCAAGCGGTCGCGGACAATGCGCCCCTGCGGCTGGGCGTTAATGTGCACCGGGGAGCCGTTACGCACCAGGCGGTCGCGGAAGCGGTGGGGCTGCCGTATACGCCGCTGCAGGTGTGAGAAACGGGGCGCGGCGTCTCCCGGAATAATCGGCGGCGTCCCGTCATACACTTGCGGAGAGGAGGGACGGGCCATGATCGTATCGATCCGCCGCTGGATGGCGCGCATCAAATTCGCGATCGGACTGGTCGTCTTGACCGTCGCCGTGTATTACGCTCTGTCGGCGCTGACGTCGTGGATCGAACCGACCAACCGCTACAAGGAGCCGAGCGGCCGCGCGGTGAAGGCGTTTAACCCGGAGCTGTCGGGCATCGAAGGGGACAGCATGCTGGAGCGGCTGTTATTTTTTTATCGAACCGGCGAATAAAGCAGGAATTGGCGGCTCCGTTGTGGTAAATGTTAACCTACGACGGAGGGACCGAACATGAGACATCGATTGGAGCTGTTCCTGCGCGATCTTGCGGTGGAGCGGGAGCTCTCGGCGGGGACGCTCGAAGCGTACAGGCGCGATTTGACGCAATTTATCGATTTTGCCGAGAAGCAGGGCCTCTCCGAGCCGGATTCGGTCACGAGAGCGACCCTGTCTTCTTATTTGCAGCAGCTTCGCGTCCGGGGACGTTCTGCGGCGACGACGGCGAGGGCCGCTGTATCGCTGCGTTCTTTTTTCGCCTATTTGACACGGGAGAGACATATCCGGCGCAATCCGGCGGAACGGCTTGAGTCCCCCCGGCTCGAACGCGAGGCCCCCGCAACACTCGAACCGGGCGAAGTCGAGGCGCTGCTCGCCGCGCCCGAGCCGGATACGCCTTACGGGCTGCGGGACAAAGCGATGCTTGAATTGCTGTACGCCTGCGGGCTCAGAGTGTCCGAACTGACGGCACTTGACGTAGGCAGCGTGCATCCGGAGCTCGGATTTATCCGCGTCGTCGGCAGCAGGGGACGGGAACGGATCGTGCCGATCGGCCGCCATGCGGTCGAAGCGCTGCAGGCGTATGTGGAGCGCGGGCGTCCGGCGCTCATCCGGTCGGGCTCGGACGGGGAGACCGCCCTGTTCCTCGGACATCTGGGGACACGCTTGACTCGTCAGGCATTTTGGAAGATGATCAAGTCGAGGGCGGCGGAAGCCGGCATCGCCAAAGCGATATCGCCTCATATGCTGCGGCATTCGTTCGCGGCTCATCTGGTGGAGAACGGCGCCGACCTCCGGGCGGTGCAGGAGATGCTCGGACACGCCGACATCTCTTCCACGCAAGTGTACTTGCAGGCGCAGACGGCGAAAGTCCGCATCAGCGAGGTATACAACCGGGCCCATCCGAGATCGGGCTCCCGCAAGCGATAACCGAATCGTCCCGAACGGGACCGGATTGAACCGTGGATGGGAACGCAATTGGAACGGAAAGAGGCGATGAGGATGGTTTTTAAACGAGTGTGCGTCATTGTGCTGGACAGCGTGGGCATCGGCGAAGCGCCGGATGCCGAGGCTTTCGGGGACGCGGGTGCGCATACGCTCGGACATATCGCCGAGCGGACGCCCGGCTGGAAGGTTCCCAACCTGGAACGGCTGGGTCTGGCGAATATCGAACCGCTGGCGGGGCTGTCCCCTGCGGTCAAGCCGGAAGCCTGCTACGGCAAAATGATGGAGATATCGGCCGGCAAAGATACGATGACCGGCCACTGGGAGCTGATGGGGCTGCGCATCGACGTCCCGTTCAAGACGTATCCGGAAGGTTTTCCGGAGCCGCTGATCCGGGAGTTCGCCGAGCGGACCGGGCGCGGGGTGATCGGCAACAAGCCGGCTTCGGGCACGGAAA is a genomic window of Paenibacillus thermoaerophilus containing:
- a CDS encoding sensor histidine kinase is translated as MRPRHIKWLILLIPTLTIGLWEYIRHEFLLPYLSMDAGNWLAPVIVFGVTLAVIVPLFSLLEETEEELNASMRSEAVLREREKFARELHDGVAQSLFLLSVQADRLQRGVAEGAADIGAELTGLRRTIRETDEYVRQAIAGLRGDPDAAGEEPWTDTIRSMFGEFERNTRCMLDWRWELPDRLLGPREKIELFSSLREGLMNVRKHAKDAANVRVRAAADRSGGWTLTVADDGTEFPQEDGGSERFGLDMIRRRAAEFGWLVSFGREGSWTVLSISKPGGGGKDAAVSGVDRR
- a CDS encoding response regulator; protein product: MQPYRVLIADDHAHARRGIREIIEEDPLFEVVGEAKNGLEAYELTGEVMPDLILMDIRMPEADGLEATRRIKSKYPYVKIVMVTVSDDVADLFEAIKRGAQGYLLKNLSPSSWLDYLKAVAMDEAPMSREFASRLLDEFAAKRRAESKADDPLTAREREILEWVARGKSNREIGDELHISEHTVKNHLKNILQKLHLQNRVQLTRYAYEQGWV
- the mciZ gene encoding Z-ring formation inhibitor MciZ, with translation MKVYRTNEEIRLVGKGWEIRRALRGWVKEASSHAAKASAGVPVAPVHPTLREWLNRL
- a CDS encoding NUDIX domain-containing protein, translated to MSSSNLFEEKTVRTEQIFQGRIISLQVDEVELPNGSIATREIVRHPGAVAVLPIKGDRMIVVEQYRKPLGKSLVEIPAGKLDGGEDPLEAAKRELMEETGYTCPTIRHVASFYTSPGFADELIHLYVADELVPGQANPDEDEFLEVTEVTLDEAKALIREGRIEDAKTIMAVYAWQLYRLTGSYA
- a CDS encoding endonuclease Q family protein, which translates into the protein MMRELTADLHIHIGRTEKGAPVKISGSRDLTFRNIAREASARKGIDMIGIIDCQSPDVLEEIADRLEAGEMRELPDGGIAYRDTVIVLGSEIEVCDPGFGAAHVLAYMPSLEEMASFSGWLASRMKNVRLSSQRVRVTARELQERVIAGGGLFVPAHIFTPHKGIYGHAAERMSMLLDLDGVSAVELGLSGDTELAGYLSELDAFPFLTNSDAHSLPNIAREYNVLRLKEASFRELGLALKEAEGRGIACNYGLHPALGKYHRSYCAACDKVWEAADAVHDRCPGCGGRIVRGVLDRVLSIADRDRPPAASMRPPYIRQVPLRFIPGVGPKLLEKLLAVFGTEMAVLHRASPDELASAVGDALAERIVLAREGRLSISPGGGGTFGKLL
- the spoIIM gene encoding stage II sporulation protein M, whose amino-acid sequence is MKDLAFGIRQQLQTQLPLFIFVFVLFAMGVLFGAFLVQALTLEQKEEMSRHLGSFFQSVMLDEPGSGQGSAFLAAFSLHVKWLVLIWLLGLSVIGLPFVLLLDFLKGVLVGFTVGYLTGQLSWKGLLVAMIAVLPQNLLVVPALMALSAASVVFSFQLVKYRLLQHPGIGLKPAFGRYARTAALAAAAVAFAALFEAYASPYLLQWISPMAAAGLKG
- a CDS encoding Fur family transcriptional regulator, which produces MEDRIEKIKQQLQSQGYKLTLQREATVRVLLENEEDHLSAEDVFMLVKDKAPEIGLATVYRTLELLTELHVVEKMNFGDGVARYDLRNDSAHHHHHHLICVQCGALDEIMEDWLEPLEIRVTEEFGFTVLDHRLDFQGICRRCNEKNKAQQPPQEESK
- the ald gene encoding alanine dehydrogenase, which translates into the protein MNRSCVVGVPKEIKNHEYRVALTPAGAHVLSEAGHRVLVETKAGEGSGFSDEDYAREGAQIVPSAAEVWANAELIMKVKEPLPEEIPYFRSGQLLFTYLHLAAVPELAKAMVDKGVTGIAYETIQLPGGGLPLLTPMSEVAGRMSVQVGARFLEKFYGGRGVLLGGVPGVPPGNVIILGGGIVGTNAAKMAVGLGASVTILERSAERMRYLDDIFGGRVHTLMSNPYNVAGAVQKADLLIGAVLIPGARAPRLVTEEMVRTMKKGAVIVDVAVDQGGSIETIDRVTTHSDPIYLKHGVVHYAVANMPGAVPRTSTLALTNATLPYALELANKGFDQAVADNAPLRLGVNVHRGAVTHQAVAEAVGLPYTPLQV
- a CDS encoding DUF4227 family protein, which codes for MIVSIRRWMARIKFAIGLVVLTVAVYYALSALTSWIEPTNRYKEPSGRAVKAFNPELSGIEGDSMLERLLFFYRTGE
- the xerD gene encoding site-specific tyrosine recombinase XerD yields the protein MRHRLELFLRDLAVERELSAGTLEAYRRDLTQFIDFAEKQGLSEPDSVTRATLSSYLQQLRVRGRSAATTARAAVSLRSFFAYLTRERHIRRNPAERLESPRLEREAPATLEPGEVEALLAAPEPDTPYGLRDKAMLELLYACGLRVSELTALDVGSVHPELGFIRVVGSRGRERIVPIGRHAVEALQAYVERGRPALIRSGSDGETALFLGHLGTRLTRQAFWKMIKSRAAEAGIAKAISPHMLRHSFAAHLVENGADLRAVQEMLGHADISSTQVYLQAQTAKVRISEVYNRAHPRSGSRKR